Proteins co-encoded in one Candida albicans SC5314 chromosome 3, complete sequence genomic window:
- a CDS encoding uncharacterized protein (Protein of unknown function; induced by alpha pheromone in SpiderM medium), whose amino-acid sequence MKTLRPISIFIVLHIIFSLSSWVIVSIPYRVLKMCIKLFLFMIYVFTIGVLSNNSPNSPPSFMKPLDQKLLFPYTTIFSKAINNRSIIECMKLSESTSFKIKNCTIKGESQYTSNGTGSRSIKDKSCLCYYIKLIQQECEELNSDQSWQLQLLQYPECFSTG is encoded by the coding sequence atgaaaactCTTAGACCAATCTCAATATTTATTGTACTTCACATTatcttttctctttcttcttggGTTATAGTTTCTATTCCCTATAGAGTTCTCAAAATGTGTATTAAgttgttcttgttcatgATATATGTTTTCACAATTGGTGTTTTATCCAATAATAGTCCAAATTCACCTCCATCATTCATGAAACCTCTTGATCAAAAACTATTGTTTCCTTATACTACTATTTTCAGTAAAGCCATTAATAATAgatcaataattgaatgTATGAAATTATCAGAATCAACTTCATTtaaaataaagaattgtACCATTAAGGGAGAATCTCAATACACCAGCAATGGTACTGGTAGTAGGAGTATTAAAGATAAATCATGTTTATGTTATTATATTAAATTGATACAACAAGAAtgtgaagaattgaattctGATCAATCTTGGcaattacaattattacaataCCCTGAATGTTTTTCTACAGGATAA
- a CDS encoding cyclin-dependent serine/threonine protein kinase (Putative kinase subunit of RNA polymerase II carboxy-terminal domain kinase I; possibly an essential gene, disruptants not obtained by UAU1 method), with product MSDRYRPRGPRNPQRGGYQSRSSYIPQRRDNRNRDSYIPSGPKRSAERDNYRPDNDRYQQQENRPASSIPHRESPSSLSGATASHPSPKGPRDSYASGMKRPLPSGPASFRKRRDFNSNSNRIPIPKGPRQGFNEMDGGNGNGNGNVDNYRRARQPEKQKLSLEQIYCIKTTNRPNIYQRVSQVGEGTYGKVYKAQHKLTGEYVAMKKLRLESEKEGFPITAIREIKLLQSFDHANIVGLLEMMVEYNQIYMVFDYLDHDLTGLLTHPDLQLQECHRKFIFKQLMEGLNYLHKKRIIHRDIKGSNILLDNIGRLKIADFGLARTMKIVGANEKPDYTNRVITIWYRPPELLLGATDYGREVDVWGVGCLLIELYCKMAAFRGMDEVSQLCRIFNIMGTPTLQNWPEIDQLPWFEMLKPKINVKSKFAQKYSESMSVPAFKLAEQLLQLNPKLRPTAEEALNHEYFQQDPQPKPLYFLKDIQGEWHEFETKKRRRAERKRIKEEEDAQLAASKKAAAAPAVASAPAEASAVNSIKEEVDSVDAITYSEKLVNGDDNKNRSSEIDSKIVDSVEEHNKMEEKSLDTKTT from the coding sequence ATGTCAGATAGATATAGACCAAGAGGCCCTAGAAACCCACAACGTGGTGGTTATCAAAGTCGATCATCTTATATACCTCAACGTCGAGACAATCGTAATAGAGATAGTTACATTCCTTCTGGCCCAAAAAGGCTGGCAGAGAGGGATAACTATCGACCTGACAATGACCGataccaacaacaagagAATAGACCTGCATCATCAATACCACATAGAGAATCACCATCATCGTTATCTGGTGCAACGGCTCTGCATCCATCACCCAAAGGGCCAAGAGATTCTTATGCATCTGGAATGAAAAGACCGTTGCCTTCGGGACCAGCAAGCTTCCGGAAAAGACgtgatttcaattctaaCTCCAACAGAATACCAATTCCAAAGGGACCAAGACAGGGATTTAATGAGATGGATGGTGGAAATGGAAATGGCAATGGCAACGTTGATAATTATAGAAGGGCAAGACAACCAGAGAAACAGAAATTATCCCttgaacaaatttattGTATCAAGACGACAAATCGTCCCAATATATATCAAAGAGTTCTGCAAGTTGGTGAAGGAACATATGGGAAAGTATATAAAGCTCAACATAAATTAACTGGAGAATATGTGGCCATGAAAAAATTACGATTAGAATCAGAAAAGGAAGGATTCCCCATTACGGCAATTCgagaaattaaattattacaatcaTTTGACCATGCTAATATTGTTGGATTATTAGAAATGATGGTTgaatataatcaaatatatatgGTTTTCGATTATTTGGATCATGATTTAACCGGGTTATTAACTCATCCAGATTTACAATTACAAGAATGTCATcgaaaatttattttcaaacaattgatggaaggattaaattatttacataaaaaaagaataattcATCGTGATATTAAAGGatcaaatatattattaGATAATATTGGACGATTGAAAATTGCTGATTTTGGTCTTGCTCGTACAATGAAAATAGTGGGTGCTAATGAAAAACCAGATTATACCAATCGAGTAATCACCATATGGTATCGACCAccagaattattattagggGCCACAGATTATGGACGAGAAGTAGATGTATGGGGTGTTGGTTgtttattgattgaattatattGTAAAATGGCAGCATTTAGAGGTATGGATGAAGTTAGTCAATTATGTCgaatttttaatattatggGGACTCCAACTTTACAAAATTGGCCcgaaattgatcaattacCATGGTTTGAAATGTTGAAACCGAAAATTAACGTCAAGAGTAAATTTGCTCAAAAATATAGTGAATCAATGTCAGTACCAGCATTCAAATTAGCTGaacaattattacaattaaaTCCTAAATTAAGACCTACAGCTGAAGAAGCATTAAATCATGAATATTTCCAACAAGATCCTCAACCAAAAccattatattttttgaaagataTACAAGGAGAATGGcatgaatttgaaactaaaaaaagaagacgTGCagaaaggaaaagaataaaagaagaagaagatgctCAATTGGCTGCTAGTAAAAAAGCTGCTGCTGCTCCTGCTGTTGCTTCTGCTCCTGCTGAGGCAAGTGCAGTAAATTCCATAAAGGAAGAAGTGGATTCTGTTGATGCCATAACGTATTCTGAAAAATTAGTGAATGGAGATGACAATAAGAATAGGTCAAGTGAAATTGATCtgaaaattgttgatagtGTTGAAGAGCATAATAAAATGGAAGAGAAAAGTCTTGATACTAAAACAACCTAG
- a CDS encoding uncharacterized protein (Ortholog(s) have cytosol localization), whose amino-acid sequence MFKMIGRLAHISFDLVLISGFLAGVKRTTGITPNLDSIENKDVQYYATKYLNLGESVFDNTAAFLGNSQYFTRK is encoded by the coding sequence ATGTTTAAAATGATTGGCAGATTAGCTCatatttcatttgatttagtATTAATTTCCGGATTTTTAGCAGGAGTTAAACGTACTACTGGAATAACTCCCAATTTAGAtagtattgaaaataaagatGTACAATATTATGCtacaaaatatttaaatttaggTGAATCAGTATTTGATAATACTGCTGCATTTTTAGGTAATTCCCAATATTTCACCAGGAAATGA
- a CDS encoding uncharacterized protein (Protein similar to S. cerevisiae Ydr282cp; transposon mutation affects filamentous growth; Hap43p-repressed gene): MLRVNTLSRCLKEVRFTRPLPFYRFNSSSTTTTTTTSSPPSVSVTNIKRATKNIPKKKIGAQKLRRTDDSKFQHESASYILSLLNANRQETPSPKELEKYLSIVTSVTVGDSIDFDKLLTQIKGYEYQIVIPEEVINISTSTTNLMILSNGTLVGWNLTEEEIVQFLPILEDDCIENKFDAFESEEIDWIELKQQLPQDPLNQGTSYLHGEIMVIQGPTMEKRLLDMAAFAVGLSRSTRLSILETQLEDYLHLTKKNSEILANGKQITTTEHEFLKITGQLFLLRGKLNLYSELIDTPDLYWSEPTLEKIYYSISKILDINSRISILNRKLDYATEEQRAFLSVLNEKKGTRLEWIIIWLILIEVCFEIFHFYEKYEEKQNKRLNVKEDR; encoded by the coding sequence ATGCTACGAGTTAACACATTAAGTAGATGCTTGAAAGAAGTGAGATTTACGAGACCACTACCTTTCTATCGGTTCAATTCATCGTCAACTACAACCACAACTACAACTTCTTCTCCACCTTCGGTGTCGGTGACCAACATTAAACGTGCCACAAAGAATATCcccaagaagaaaattggAGCTCAAAAACTTCGTCGTACCGATGATTCGAAATTCCAACATGAATCAGCTAGTTATATCTTATCATTACTAAATGCCAATCGACAAGAGACCCCATCCCctaaagaattggaaaaatatttatcaatagtTACATCAGTCACCGTTGGAGATTcgattgattttgataaattattaactCAAATCAAAGGATATGAATATCAAATAGTGATACCTGAAGAAGTTATAAATATTCTGACTCTGACAACaaatttaatgatattatCCAATGGTACATTAGTTGGATGGAATTtaactgaagaagaaattgttcaatttttaccaatattagaagatgattgtattgaaaataagTTTGATGCTTTTGAAagtgaagaaattgattggatagaattaaaacaacaattaccCCAAGATCCATTAAATCAAGGTACATCATATTTACATGGAGAAATCATGGTTATACAAGGTCCAACTATGGAAAAAAGATTATTAGATATGGCCGCATTTGCCGTTGGTTTATCTCGATCAACaagattatcaattttagAAACTCAATTGGAAGATTATCTACATTTAACTAAGAAAAATTCGGAAATATTAGCTAATGGGAAACAAATCACCACCACTGAAcatgaatttttaaaaatcaCGGgtcaattatttttattaagaGGGAAATTAAATCTTTATAgtgaattaattgataccCCAGATTTATATTGGAGTGAACCAACattagaaaaaatttattatagtATATCGAAAATTTTAGATATTAATTCTCGAATATCAATCTTGAATAGAAAATTAGATTATGCTACTGAAGAACAACGAGCATTTTTAAGTgtattgaatgaaaaaaaggGGACAAGATTAGaatggattattatttggttgattttaattgaagtttgttttgaaatattccatttttatgaaaaatatgaagaaaaacaaaataagaGACTAAATGTGAAAGAAGATAGATAG
- the GFA1 gene encoding glutamine--fructose-6-phosphate transaminase (isomerizing) (Glucosamine-6-phosphate synthase, homotetrameric enzyme of chitin/hexosamine biosynthesis; inhibited by UDP-GlcNAc, FMDP, N-acyl peptide, kanosamine-6-P; functional homolog of S. cerevisiae Gfa1p; Cagrowth-phase regulated; catalytic Cys) has translation MCGIFGYVNFLVDKSKGEIIDNLIEGLQRLEYRGYDSAGIAVDGKLTKDPSNGDEEYMDSIIIKTTGKVKVLKQKIIDDQIDRSAIFDNHVGIAHTRWATHGQPKTENCHPHKSDPKGEFIVVHNGIITNYAALRKYLLSKGHVFESETDTECIAKLFKHFYDLNVKAGVFPDLNELTKQVLHELEGSYGLLVKSYHYPGEVCGTRKGSPLLVGVKTDKKLKVDFVDVEFEAQQQHRPQQPQINHNGATSAAELGFIPVAPGEQNLRTSQSRAFLSEDDLPMPVEFFLSSDPASVVQHTKKVLFLEDDDIAHIYDGELRIHRASTKSAGESTVRPIQTLEMELNEIMKGPYKHFMQKEIFEQPDSAFNTMRGRIDFENCVVTLGGLKSWLSTIRRCRRIIMIACGTSYHSCLATRSIFEELTEIPVSVELASDFLDRRSPVFRDDTCVFVSQSGETADSILALQYCLERGALTVGIVNSVGSSMSRQTHCGVHINAGPEIGVASTKAYTSQYIALVMFALSLSNDSISRKGRHEEIIKGLQKIPEQIKQVLKLENKIKDLCNSSLNDQKSLLLLGRGYQFATALEGALKIKEISYMHSEGVLAGELKHGILALVDEDLPIIAFATRDSLFPKVMSAIEQVTARDGRPIVICNEGDAIISNDKVHTTLEVPETVDCLQGLLNVIPLQLISYWLAVNRGIDVDFPRNLAKSVTVE, from the coding sequence ATGTGTGGTATTTTTGGTTACGTCAATTTCTTGGTCGACAAGAGTAAAGGtgaaatcattgataatttaattgaaggTTTGCAACGATTAGAATATAGAGGTTATGATTCAGCAGGTATTGCTGTTGATGGGAAATTAACTAAAGATCCTTCTAATGGTGATGAAGAATATATGGattctattattattaaaactaCTGGTAAAGTTAaagttttgaaacaaaaaatcattgatgaTCAAATCGATAGATCGGCCatttttgataatcatGTTGGTATTGCTCATACTAGATGGGCTACACATGGTCAACCAAAAACTGAAAATTGTCATCCTCATAAATCAGATCCAAAGGGGGAATTCATTGTTGTTCATAATGGTATTATTACTAATTATGCTGCTTTAAGAAAATATCTTTTATCAAAAGGACATGTTTTTGAAAGTGAAACTGATACTGAATGTATTgctaaattatttaaacaTTTTTATGATTTGAATGTTAAAGCTGGTGTTTTCCCTGATCTTAATGAATTGACTAAACAAGTTTTGCATGAATTAGAAGGTTCTTATGGGTTATTAGTTAAATCTTATCATTATCCTGGAGAAGTTTGTGGTACTAGAAAAGGTTCTCCATTATTGGTTGGTGTTAAAACTgataagaaattaaaagttgattttgttgacGTTGAATTTGAAGCTCAACAGCAACATCGaccacaacaaccacaaatCAATCATAATGGTGCCACTTCAGCTGCTGAATTGGGCTTTATCCCAGTGGCTCCAGGTGAACAAAATTTAAGAACTTCTCAATCAAGAGCTTTCCTTTCTGAAGATGATTTACCTATGCCAGttgaattctttttatCTTCTGATCCTGCATCAGTGGTTCAACACACcaaaaaagttttatttttagaagatgatgatattgcTCATATCTATGATGGGGAATTACGTATTCATAGAGCTTCGACTAAATCTGCTGGGGAATCTACTGTTAGACCAATTCAAACTTTAGAAAtggaattgaatgaaattatGAAAGGCCCCTATAAACATTTTAtgcaaaaagaaattttcgAACAACCAGATTCTGCTTTTAATACTATGAGAGGtagaattgattttgaaaattgtgTTGTTACCCTTGGTGGATTAAAATCATGGTTATCTACAATTAGAAGATGTAGAAGAATCATTATGATTGCTTGTGGTACTTCATATCATTCATGTTTAGCCACGagatcaatttttgaagaattgacaGAAATCCCCGTTTCGGTTGAATTAGCTTCTGATTTCTTGGATAGAAGATCTCCAGTTTTCAGAGATGATACTTGTGTATTTGTTTCTCAATCGGGTGAAACTGCCGACTCCATTTTGGCTTTACAATATTGTTTGGAAAGAGGAGCTTTAACTGTTGGTATCGTTAACTCTGTTGGTTCTTCAATGTCTAGACAAACCCATTGTGGGGTTCATATTAATGCTGGGCCAGAAATTGGTGTTGCCTCAACTAAAGCTTACACATCTCAATATATTGCCTTGGTGATGTTTGCCCTTTCTTTATCTAATGATTCTATTTCCAGAAAGGGAAGAcatgaagaaattattaaaggtttacaaaaaatccctgaacaaattaaacaagttttgaaattagaaaacAAGATCAAAGATTTATGTAATAGTTCATTGAATGATCAaaaatctttattattattaggtAGAGGTTATCAATTTGCTACTGCTTTAGAAGGGGctttaaaaattaaagaaatttcttATATGCATTCTGAAGGGGTATTAGCTGGTGAATTAAAACATGGTATATTAGCATTAGTCGATGAAGATTTACCAATTATTGCCTTTGCCACTAGAGATTCATTATTTCCTAAAGTTATGTCCGCTATTGAACAAGTCACTGCTAGAGATGGTAGACCAATTGTTATTTGTAATGAAGGTGATGCTATTATTTCTAATGATAAAGTTCATACTACTTTAGAAGTTCCAGAAACCGTTGATTGTTTACAAGGGTTATTAAATGTTATTCCATTACAATTGATTAGTTATTGGTTGGCTGTGAATAGAGgtattgatgttgatttcCCTCGTAACTTGGCTAAATCAGTTACTGTTGAGTAA
- the GPA2 gene encoding guanine nucleotide-binding protein subunit alpha (G-protein alpha subunit; regulates filamentous growth, copper resistance; involved in cAMP-mediated glucose signaling; reports differ on role in cAMP-PKA pathway, MAP kinase cascade; Gpr1 C terminus binds Gpa2; regulates HWP1 and ECE1) encodes MGSCASKSADQGNGTSKQQQSAQSTQGKRQQQSQAIQQKNKEKQQSRQKEQQEKHQQQQQQQPQPQSPSDSNADGTLKNGSDFYETLKHPSDSSNDNGHLKENHSQDLSNGTANKNLITNPVDAAGNSNPSKDVKVLLLGSGESGKSTIVKQMKILHSDGYTQDELEEYRPFVYKNILDCIKNVINAIIDLQPDLIRKPDSPQLEEDHEEDLKVTGLTSENNHVPTANGSVTNQPPPPPKQRKHILEYDMLNEILDYDYPLNLNQQFDPDIAIKIKKVYETPEVKEFMLQRQGDFYLIDSTDYFLSNLDRICLAGNYEPNVTDVLRTRKKTSGIFIYTFDLGNGLNMNLFDVGGQRSERKKWINCFDNVSTIIFCVALSEYDNFLLEESNTNRLEESLALFDSVVNSRWFSRTTVVLFLNKIDVFAEKLKYSPLENFFPDYKGGSNISNGVKYILWRFNKLNRSGLNIYPHVTQATDTSNIELVMAAVKQTILENSLKDSGIL; translated from the coding sequence ATGGGTTCTTGTGCTTCGAAATCGGCCGATCAAGGTAACGGCACATCAAAACAGCAACAATCAGCTCAATCCACACAAGGAAAGCGGCAACAGCAACTGCAAGCCATTCAACAAAAGAATAAGGAGAAACAGCAATCAAGACAAAAAGAACAGCAAGAAAAACatcagcaacagcaacaacaacaaccacaaccacaatcACCATCTGATTCAAATGCTGATGGAACTTTGAAAAACGGTTCTGATTTTTATGAGACTTTAAAGCACCCTTCTGATAGCCTGAATGACAATGGTCACCTCAAAGAAAACCATTCCCAGGACTTGTCCAATGGCACAGCAAACAAAAATCTAATAACAAACCCAGTTGATGCAGCAGgaaattcaaatccaaGTAAAGATGTCAAAGTATTGTTATTGGGATCAGGTGAAAGTGGTAAATCTACTATAGTTAAACAAATGAAGATTTTACATTCAGATGGTTATACTCAAGATGAATTAGAAGAGTATAGACCATTTGTTTATAAAAACATTTTGGATTGTATTAAGAATGTGATAAATgctattattgatttacaACCGGATTTAATCAGAAAACCCGATTCACCTCAACTTGAAGAAGACCATGAAGAGGACTTGAAGGTCACGGGATTAACTAGTGAAAATAATCATGTTCCAACTGCAAATGGATCAGTTACAAatcaaccaccaccaccaccaaaacaACGCAAACACATATTAGAGTATGATATGttgaatgaaattttagATTATGATTATCCGttgaatttaaatcaacaatttgatcCTGATATTGCCATTAAAATTAAGAAAGTTTACGAGACCCCTGAAGTGAAAGAATTTATGCTTCAACGTCAAGgtgatttttatttaattgatagtactgattattttctttctaatCTAGATAGAATATGCCTTGCCGGTAATTATGAACCAAATGTCACGGATGTATTAAGAACAAGGAAAAAGACTTCTggtattttcatttatacTTTTGATCTTGGTAATGGATTAAATatgaatttatttgatgttgGTGGTCAAAGGtcagaaagaaaaaaatggatcaattgttttgataatgttTCCACAATTATCTTTTGTGTGGCCTTGAGTGAATATGACAATTTCTTACTAGAAGAAAGTAATACCAATAGATTAGAAGAAAGTTTAGCATTGTTTGATAGTGTGGTGAATTCAAGATGGTTTTCCAGAACTACAGTGgtgttgtttttgaataaaatagaTGTGTTTGCtgaaaaactaaaatattCCCCCTTGGAGAATTTTTTCCCTGATTATAAAGGAGGAtctaatatttcaaatggTGTGAAATACATTTTATGGagatttaataaattgaatagaTCAGGATTGAACATATATCCCCATGTTACTCAAGCTACTGATACATCTAATATTGAATTGGTGATGGCAGCTGttaaacaaacaattttagaaaattCTCTTAAAGATAGTGGTATTTTATAG